The following coding sequences lie in one Paenibacillus durus ATCC 35681 genomic window:
- a CDS encoding S8 family serine peptidase has product MNNSKFSNKTNSVVAIVDSGICTSNEAFASNIIGGINFNTDSESDECYTDRNGHGTLCASVIKRIVPDAKIYVVKILNENAATHSKILIKALRHLLTQNVRVINLSIATTNIKYVDELREICKLLQDQGKILICSLQNRRMSSFPADFDTVIGVRGAAFEAPDDYWLNFKYRINCIANATPILVQGLNGKWEMFGGNSKATAVFSGVVLKKLALEPYLQNDQLFNRLEGSAMRSAWEEESDKNLMDFKERDLISPHFTYPDNVTERMKNILAETLELSEELKPLLYQYKLFHPDFELTPQKCLLILKEIEAQFGVHLCYEEMTYYNFQSIYSLLDFVYGS; this is encoded by the coding sequence ATGAATAATAGTAAATTTAGTAATAAAACCAATTCAGTTGTAGCTATAGTAGATAGCGGAATTTGCACGTCTAATGAAGCTTTTGCTTCTAATATTATTGGGGGAATAAACTTTAACACCGATAGTGAGTCGGATGAATGTTATACGGATAGGAACGGACATGGCACTTTATGTGCATCTGTAATTAAACGCATAGTGCCTGATGCTAAGATCTATGTTGTGAAGATTTTAAATGAGAATGCAGCGACCCATTCAAAAATATTGATCAAAGCATTACGGCACTTGTTAACTCAAAATGTGCGAGTGATTAATTTGAGTATCGCAACCACAAATATAAAATATGTGGATGAACTCCGCGAAATATGTAAACTACTCCAGGATCAGGGGAAAATATTGATTTGTTCTTTGCAGAATAGGAGAATGTCCAGCTTTCCTGCCGATTTCGATACGGTAATCGGTGTAAGAGGCGCAGCCTTTGAAGCTCCTGATGATTATTGGTTGAATTTCAAATATAGGATTAACTGTATTGCTAACGCAACCCCCATTCTTGTACAAGGGTTAAATGGAAAGTGGGAGATGTTTGGCGGGAATAGTAAAGCTACTGCAGTATTTAGCGGAGTAGTACTAAAGAAGCTTGCTCTCGAACCATATCTCCAGAATGATCAATTGTTTAATCGGCTTGAAGGATCGGCTATGAGATCAGCTTGGGAAGAAGAGAGTGACAAGAATCTCATGGACTTTAAAGAAAGAGATCTAATCTCGCCTCATTTTACATATCCAGATAATGTAACCGAAAGAATGAAAAACATTTTAGCAGAGACGTTGGAGTTAAGCGAAGAGTTAAAGCCACTTTTGTATCAATATAAATTGTTTCATCCTGACTTTGAATTAACACCGCAGAAATGTCTATTGATTTTAAAAGAAATTGAAGCACAATTTGGTGTTCATCTTTGTTATGAAGAAATGACCTATTACAATTTTCAATCCATTTACTCTCTACTAGACTTTGTTTATGGGAGTTGA
- a CDS encoding ABC transporter ATP-binding protein: MPLIETKQLAKKYGQDETTVQALYPLDLTINENEFLAIVGPSGSGKSTLLQLLGGLDTPSSGKVTIEGQDLYAMNERERSIFRRRNFGFIFQSFNLIPILTAEENITMPLLLDGKKPDMSYLRDLSRKLGIEERLHHLPGQLSGGQQQRVAIARALSGKPKIVFADEPTGNLDTRTGEEVLDLLIESVREFGKTLIVITHDPKVAERASSVLNIVDGRIMEGARQ, from the coding sequence ATGCCATTAATCGAAACGAAGCAATTGGCCAAGAAATATGGTCAGGATGAAACGACGGTGCAGGCTCTATATCCGCTTGATCTTACGATTAACGAGAATGAATTTTTAGCTATTGTGGGACCGAGCGGGAGCGGGAAAAGCACTCTTTTACAGTTGCTTGGGGGCTTGGACACTCCTAGTTCCGGCAAGGTAACTATTGAGGGACAAGATTTATATGCAATGAATGAGAGGGAACGGTCGATTTTTCGCAGAAGAAACTTTGGATTTATCTTTCAGTCGTTTAATTTGATTCCGATCTTAACAGCCGAAGAGAATATTACTATGCCCTTGTTGCTGGATGGGAAAAAGCCGGATATGTCATACCTGCGCGACCTTTCACGTAAACTGGGCATTGAAGAACGATTGCACCATCTGCCGGGGCAGTTATCAGGGGGGCAGCAGCAGCGGGTTGCAATTGCCCGTGCACTTTCCGGGAAACCGAAGATTGTCTTTGCGGATGAGCCCACAGGTAATCTGGATACCCGTACCGGAGAAGAAGTACTTGATCTGCTGATTGAATCGGTGCGGGAATTCGGCAAGACGCTAATCGTAATCACACATGACCCCAAGGTAGCTGAGCGCGCTTCATCTGTATTAAATATAGTGGACGGCCGCATTATGGAAGGGGCAAGACAATGA
- a CDS encoding ABC transporter ATP-binding protein translates to MNRNSSRTNMLRLLKVIFSYKRLHFIASLFMIGNSVSLLVLPFLTMRIIDSAIQEHNVDQLVQYIILYLSISIVQGGCKLMSDYTYSIIGKKIVFDLRLKIVKHLQKLTGKFHANAKAGEIIAVINNDTSMVENLSTSMIFSTVSEICTAIGVFIYLLYMQPDLLLFTILLQPILFVSQHWFNKKIVSMNNEYRDLFGQFIVHIQELIPSIIPIAILKGRKYFLTRFIQTGKNILRKGTKLEVLFSANMVVTSLISSLTTVLILGYGGFKVIDGALTIGGLIAFLQYSQKLLGPIIQMVQINMKYQQSVVSVDRIFNLLDEPIDISQDNRGYSADIKGDIEFRDVSFSYDGNKSVLNGLNLVCGKGSINALVGESGSGKSTLINLLMRFWETDEGEILLDGVNIKEFNLAYLRKSITVVSQDVFLFNDTIYNNILLDKTGVTEQQLIQAAKAADIYDYINLLPDGFHTVIGDRGVKLSGGQKQRIALARAILQDSPILILDEATSALDNITESLINENLRLFLSNKTVIIIAHRLSTVENADQIFVMREGRVIECGTHAELLHSGEYYYNLYSTNVEMKQIHQTLSLSES, encoded by the coding sequence ATGAATAGAAATTCCAGCAGAACTAACATGTTGAGACTGCTTAAAGTTATTTTCAGTTATAAAAGACTTCATTTTATTGCCTCTTTGTTTATGATTGGGAATTCAGTTTCTTTGCTTGTTTTGCCCTTTTTAACAATGAGAATTATAGATTCAGCTATTCAAGAACACAATGTGGATCAATTGGTTCAATATATTATCCTATATTTATCAATCAGTATTGTGCAAGGCGGATGCAAGCTAATGTCTGATTATACCTATTCGATTATTGGCAAGAAGATTGTCTTCGATTTACGGTTGAAGATTGTGAAACATTTACAAAAGCTCACTGGGAAATTTCATGCGAACGCTAAAGCCGGTGAGATCATTGCTGTTATTAACAACGATACTTCGATGGTTGAAAATTTATCTACCTCCATGATTTTTTCGACAGTTTCTGAAATTTGTACGGCTATCGGAGTTTTTATCTATTTATTATATATGCAACCGGATCTCTTGCTGTTTACAATCTTACTTCAACCCATTCTGTTTGTTTCACAGCACTGGTTTAACAAGAAGATCGTGAGCATGAACAATGAATACCGTGATCTCTTTGGGCAGTTTATTGTTCATATTCAGGAATTAATTCCTTCCATAATCCCCATTGCAATTCTAAAAGGGCGTAAATACTTTTTAACTCGTTTTATCCAAACCGGAAAAAATATACTTAGAAAGGGCACTAAACTTGAGGTTTTATTTTCTGCGAATATGGTCGTAACAAGTCTTATCAGTTCTCTTACTACTGTCCTTATTTTGGGTTATGGAGGATTTAAAGTTATTGATGGAGCACTTACAATCGGTGGGCTAATTGCTTTTCTACAGTATTCCCAAAAATTATTAGGTCCTATTATACAAATGGTGCAAATCAATATGAAATATCAACAATCGGTAGTTTCAGTTGACCGGATATTTAATTTATTGGATGAACCGATTGATATTTCTCAAGATAATAGAGGCTATAGCGCCGATATCAAGGGTGATATTGAATTTAGAGATGTCAGCTTCTCCTATGATGGAAATAAGTCCGTACTTAACGGGTTAAATTTAGTATGCGGCAAAGGCAGTATAAATGCGCTTGTCGGAGAAAGCGGTTCAGGAAAAAGCACCCTGATTAATTTGTTAATGAGGTTCTGGGAAACAGATGAAGGAGAAATATTGTTGGATGGTGTCAACATTAAAGAATTCAATTTAGCTTATCTAAGAAAATCAATAACGGTAGTTTCGCAAGATGTGTTTCTATTTAATGATACAATCTATAACAATATTCTCCTGGATAAGACTGGGGTTACGGAACAACAGTTAATACAGGCTGCGAAGGCTGCTGATATATATGATTATATTAATCTCTTACCCGACGGTTTTCATACGGTAATAGGTGATCGCGGAGTAAAACTATCAGGGGGACAGAAACAAAGGATCGCGCTTGCCCGGGCTATTCTTCAAGATTCACCTATCCTTATTTTAGATGAAGCCACTTCTGCTTTGGATAACATCACAGAATCCTTAATCAATGAGAATTTAAGATTATTTCTTTCGAATAAAACCGTAATTATCATCGCTCACCGTCTATCCACCGTGGAGAATGCGGATCAGATTTTTGTTATGAGAGAAGGCCGGGTAATAGAGTGTGGTACACATGCCGAATTACTGCATTCAGGAGAATATTATTATAACTTATACAGTACAAATGTTGAGATGAAGCAAATTCATCAAACCCTGAGCTTGAGTGAAAGTTGA
- the queE gene encoding 7-carboxy-7-deazaguanine synthase QueE: MSAKIPVIEMFGPTIQGEGAVIGVKTMFVRTYGCDYHCSWCDSSFTWDGSGKDKRVMMDAEEIMSGLTELGGDRFDCVTISGGNPALIGEGLSELIDLLHERGIKAAIETQGSRWQDWFLKVDALTISPKPPSSGMPTDWEVLDSIMERVRTSGKGAHSLKVVVFDDEDYKYAAKVHHRYPDVPFFLQPGNDNVTEEGDISARLLNKLEWLFEKVIADPEMNAARVLPQLHALIWHNKRGK; encoded by the coding sequence ATGAGCGCGAAAATACCGGTAATCGAAATGTTCGGACCGACGATACAGGGAGAAGGGGCGGTCATCGGCGTCAAGACGATGTTCGTCCGCACCTATGGCTGCGACTACCACTGTTCCTGGTGCGATTCCTCCTTTACCTGGGACGGCAGCGGGAAAGACAAGCGGGTCATGATGGACGCGGAAGAGATTATGTCCGGACTGACGGAGCTTGGAGGCGACCGTTTCGACTGTGTGACGATTTCCGGCGGCAATCCGGCGCTGATCGGCGAAGGGCTGTCCGAGCTGATCGACTTGCTTCATGAACGCGGCATCAAGGCGGCGATTGAAACCCAGGGAAGCCGCTGGCAGGACTGGTTCCTGAAGGTGGACGCGCTTACGATCAGTCCGAAGCCGCCAAGTTCGGGGATGCCGACCGATTGGGAGGTGCTGGACAGCATTATGGAGCGTGTTCGCACAAGCGGGAAGGGCGCTCACAGCTTGAAGGTCGTCGTCTTTGATGACGAAGACTACAAGTATGCGGCCAAGGTTCATCACCGCTATCCCGATGTTCCGTTCTTTCTCCAGCCGGGGAATGACAACGTTACGGAAGAAGGCGACATATCAGCGCGTCTGCTGAACAAGCTGGAGTGGCTGTTTGAGAAAGTGATAGCCGATCCTGAGATGAACGCCGCCCGTGTTCTCCCTCAGCTGCATGCATTGATCTGGCACAACAAGCGGGGGAAATGA
- a CDS encoding radical SAM/SPASM domain-containing protein: MLANIWVTSSCNLACTYCYEGNNKANHRMNKQIAEETIQYVIHHFSGLQDADNNLVINYHGGEPLLEFETIRWFTEEFKNHFRNSNCKVSFGTTTNATLLDEEKMDYLSEHFNYSISVSIDGTPETHDENRKMLGGRGTYSEIIDVIPIFIKKRPDLRARMTFNSKSVNKLYENIKHVMELGFNTIVPIPDYFDSNWDKEHMQVLYEQLDLTAALYRKAKQKNESVLIGMVDGYQRKEMGECDGGKTTINIDPSGNLFPCTYLVGQPDYIIGDVRLGIDDGKLREFHVPSSIDNEVCSGCTHYKGCMGGRCKAINKQLTGDYFVPSAVLCVIENVQHKINRCYYSTVN; encoded by the coding sequence TTGCTTGCAAATATTTGGGTTACCAGCAGTTGTAATCTTGCTTGTACTTATTGTTATGAAGGTAATAATAAGGCTAACCATCGGATGAATAAACAAATTGCAGAAGAAACGATTCAATATGTAATCCATCATTTTTCTGGGTTGCAGGATGCGGATAACAACTTAGTAATTAATTATCATGGAGGAGAACCGCTGTTAGAATTTGAAACCATTCGCTGGTTTACAGAGGAATTCAAGAATCATTTTAGGAACAGCAATTGCAAAGTTAGTTTTGGCACCACTACGAACGCGACTTTGCTGGATGAGGAAAAAATGGATTATCTAAGCGAACACTTCAACTATTCAATTTCGGTAAGTATTGATGGTACTCCTGAAACACATGATGAAAATCGAAAGATGTTAGGTGGCCGTGGAACTTACAGTGAAATAATAGATGTAATTCCAATATTTATTAAAAAAAGACCCGATCTTCGAGCAAGGATGACGTTTAATTCTAAATCCGTTAATAAATTGTATGAGAATATAAAACATGTTATGGAATTGGGTTTCAACACAATTGTTCCTATTCCGGACTATTTTGATTCAAACTGGGACAAGGAGCATATGCAGGTCCTATATGAACAGTTAGATCTTACAGCAGCGCTGTATAGGAAAGCCAAACAAAAAAATGAAAGTGTGCTTATTGGAATGGTGGATGGATATCAGCGTAAAGAAATGGGCGAGTGCGATGGAGGAAAAACGACTATCAACATTGATCCTTCCGGGAACTTGTTTCCCTGTACTTATCTCGTAGGACAGCCAGATTATATAATCGGCGATGTGAGATTGGGCATAGATGATGGAAAGCTAAGAGAATTTCATGTTCCTTCCAGCATAGACAATGAAGTTTGCTCTGGTTGTACTCACTATAAAGGGTGTATGGGAGGACGATGTAAAGCTATTAATAAGCAGCTGACTGGAGATTACTTCGTACCTTCTGCTGTACTATGTGTGATAGAAAATGTACAGCATAAAATTAATCGCTGCTACTATTCAACTGTAAATTAG
- a CDS encoding radical SAM/SPASM domain-containing protein: MLTEPYTLPRHCKVMHNENRTVLGNNKTGEWIKISEQCFNILNLGIENSLSPAQLIDCLEDEEDKLYFGELFEKLHSIDLIKENNESSNADQSFSHIYFALTNKCNLHCAHCCYNAEFTSTLSPKETLTTIEVIQIIDKILASKPEVITFSGGEPMLRDDFFEILKYTSQNFKGKINLATNATFINQNNVEDLVKYVGSFDISLDGVDEESCSQLRGRGVYGKVLNSIALLQEQGIEKISLSMVITDKNKHLEGEFRDLNKKLGTRVVVRQFNPIGRGKNLIKNSVHKEKTIERQLSNEKVKQIADQLKMCTCGAGGKTLLVDYDGSIYPCGLLISSEHKLAQIKELDHLNRLHEDATRETNTGFQSLINLQPDYYHKCKDCSVNLFCWHCLQETEMYAANDELFEERCVVQKKFLNRIIWDIEEVNV; this comes from the coding sequence ATGCTAACTGAACCCTATACTTTGCCTCGTCACTGTAAAGTAATGCATAATGAAAATCGAACAGTACTTGGTAATAACAAAACCGGAGAATGGATAAAAATATCGGAACAGTGTTTCAACATCTTAAATCTGGGAATTGAGAATTCCTTAAGTCCAGCTCAACTTATAGATTGTTTAGAGGATGAGGAAGATAAGCTATATTTTGGAGAGCTATTTGAAAAGCTACATTCTATAGATCTTATTAAAGAAAATAACGAATCTTCTAATGCAGACCAATCGTTTAGTCATATTTATTTTGCCCTTACAAATAAGTGCAACTTACATTGTGCCCACTGTTGTTACAATGCGGAATTCACCTCTACACTTTCGCCTAAAGAAACCCTCACTACAATAGAAGTTATTCAGATCATAGATAAAATCCTTGCTTCAAAACCGGAAGTAATAACTTTTTCTGGCGGCGAACCAATGTTAAGAGATGATTTTTTTGAAATTTTAAAATATACATCACAAAACTTTAAAGGGAAAATCAATCTTGCTACGAATGCTACTTTCATAAACCAGAACAATGTTGAGGATCTAGTTAAATACGTGGGCAGTTTTGATATAAGTCTTGATGGAGTAGATGAAGAGTCATGCTCCCAGCTTCGTGGACGTGGTGTTTATGGAAAAGTATTGAACAGCATTGCACTTTTACAAGAGCAAGGTATAGAAAAGATATCACTGTCTATGGTTATTACAGATAAAAATAAGCACTTAGAAGGAGAATTCAGGGATTTAAATAAAAAGCTGGGTACACGAGTGGTAGTTAGACAATTTAATCCAATTGGAAGAGGGAAGAATCTCATTAAGAACTCAGTACATAAAGAAAAAACCATTGAAAGGCAACTTTCCAACGAAAAGGTAAAACAAATTGCTGACCAACTGAAAATGTGTACCTGTGGCGCTGGAGGAAAAACATTGCTAGTAGATTATGACGGTTCTATTTATCCTTGTGGACTTCTAATATCAAGTGAACATAAACTTGCGCAAATTAAGGAATTAGATCATTTGAATCGTTTGCATGAGGATGCAACAAGAGAAACAAACACAGGATTTCAGTCATTAATCAATCTTCAGCCTGATTATTATCATAAGTGCAAGGACTGTTCGGTTAATCTTTTTTGCTGGCATTGTCTTCAAGAGACTGAAATGTATGCAGCAAATGATGAGTTGTTCGAAGAGCGGTGTGTGGTTCAGAAGAAATTTCTTAATCGAATCATCTGGGACATAGAAGAGGTGAATGTATAA
- a CDS encoding ABC transporter substrate-binding protein — protein MANKKKQNFIIIGSLAVVVAAGIGIASYYGRTSDSIQGAAGLNNLKDANYNAASSGKKVITLKTDTKLNCSSTPWVIAEKKGFFAEEGLEIKYTGELKTEQKLPAILNGTNDIGGTLPNALATYVAGGAKVKAVTLGEVDPPDSVDPKFRHMRYVTSEKFAGKTLKEYVESKKGAKITVSGTAPNCSTFIFNEIFRNAGLDPSQIQYVAFESDTAAIQAVQQGNLDIAGIHPPFYKLANDSKLTLLADSQDTGLGAASGASVYYFTDKFIQENPEAVQRFVNAIKKAQDWINHNTDESVKLTAEYIGQPVNATHYYFTDKGLPTDLLQPWIDDLVQSGTLKKDQVKLDDIVTTQFSS, from the coding sequence ATGGCAAACAAGAAGAAGCAAAATTTCATTATTATCGGTTCTTTGGCGGTGGTTGTTGCCGCCGGGATCGGAATTGCAAGCTATTATGGAAGAACATCGGACTCGATTCAAGGTGCCGCTGGCTTAAACAATCTCAAGGATGCAAATTATAATGCGGCCTCCTCCGGCAAAAAGGTAATCACCCTTAAGACCGATACCAAATTGAATTGCTCCTCAACACCTTGGGTCATCGCCGAGAAAAAAGGATTTTTCGCTGAGGAAGGTCTTGAAATCAAATATACAGGTGAGTTGAAAACGGAGCAGAAGCTTCCGGCCATTCTGAACGGAACCAATGATATCGGCGGGACATTGCCTAATGCATTAGCTACTTATGTGGCGGGCGGAGCCAAGGTCAAGGCCGTTACTCTGGGCGAGGTGGACCCGCCGGATAGCGTAGATCCTAAATTCCGTCATATGCGGTATGTAACGAGTGAGAAATTTGCCGGAAAAACATTGAAAGAGTACGTTGAATCGAAGAAGGGAGCCAAAATCACGGTCAGCGGTACGGCTCCGAATTGCAGCACCTTTATTTTTAATGAGATTTTTAGAAATGCGGGCTTGGACCCTAGTCAAATTCAATATGTCGCCTTTGAGTCGGATACGGCTGCGATTCAAGCCGTTCAGCAGGGCAATCTGGATATCGCTGGCATTCATCCGCCTTTCTACAAGCTGGCCAATGATTCCAAGCTTACCCTGCTCGCCGACTCCCAAGATACAGGGCTGGGTGCTGCATCCGGCGCTTCCGTTTATTACTTTACCGACAAATTCATCCAGGAGAACCCGGAGGCTGTTCAACGCTTCGTAAATGCCATTAAGAAAGCTCAAGACTGGATTAATCACAATACGGACGAGTCCGTCAAGCTGACTGCCGAATATATCGGACAACCGGTAAATGCCACCCACTATTACTTTACCGACAAAGGTCTTCCAACCGACCTACTCCAGCCGTGGATTGATGATCTGGTACAGTCCGGCACGCTGAAGAAAGACCAAGTCAAGCTTGATGATATCGTCACTACGCAGTTCAGCAGCTAA
- a CDS encoding ABC transporter permease, producing the protein MSSFWSDVRKFAYGSIPIILFFIFWEIGAGWVPKGVISPPSEVIKGLWTAATSDVLFKQTAVSLGRVGMGFALSIIVALPLGFLLGTFFQSAEKLLLPFFRMCEKLNPFAIIPIFMIFFGIGTAEKVAVVFWATLWPLLFNTMAGARAVDYSLIRAARSMGATRRELFLKVILPYALPNIFIGIEIAAQLSFFMIIASEVIGASTGLGWYYISATTKYQLPLMYGIILYITVLSILINLAFGRLKKHFLVWKEAVQIH; encoded by the coding sequence ATGAGCTCGTTCTGGTCAGATGTAAGAAAATTTGCTTATGGAAGCATTCCGATTATCTTGTTCTTCATTTTCTGGGAGATCGGAGCAGGATGGGTGCCCAAGGGCGTAATTTCCCCGCCTTCAGAGGTTATTAAGGGTCTATGGACTGCGGCAACTTCGGATGTTTTGTTCAAACAGACCGCAGTTAGCCTGGGAAGAGTGGGTATGGGCTTCGCACTTTCAATTATCGTTGCCCTTCCGTTAGGCTTTCTGCTCGGAACATTCTTCCAATCTGCCGAGAAGCTACTGCTGCCCTTCTTTCGGATGTGCGAGAAATTGAACCCATTTGCCATCATTCCTATATTTATGATTTTTTTCGGAATTGGCACAGCCGAGAAAGTGGCGGTGGTCTTCTGGGCGACCCTGTGGCCGCTGCTGTTCAATACGATGGCCGGCGCCAGAGCCGTTGACTATTCGCTTATACGTGCGGCGAGATCGATGGGTGCGACGAGACGGGAGCTTTTTCTCAAGGTCATCCTGCCGTATGCGCTGCCCAATATCTTTATCGGCATTGAAATTGCGGCCCAATTATCCTTCTTCATGATTATCGCCTCGGAAGTCATTGGGGCCAGCACGGGACTGGGCTGGTATTATATCAGCGCCACAACCAAGTATCAGCTTCCGCTGATGTACGGCATCATTCTTTATATTACGGTGTTGTCCATCCTTATCAATCTTGCATTTGGAAGGTTGAAGAAGCACTTTCTGGTATGGAAGGAAGCTGTTCAAATTCATTAG
- the queC gene encoding 7-cyano-7-deazaguanine synthase QueC — MNKKALVVFSGGQDSTTCLAWALKQFEEVQVVTFNYNQRHAAEIEVAKEIAAHFNVKQHILDLGLLNQLAPNALTRGDIEISAGEDGELPSTFVDGRNLLFLSFAAILAKQLSYNHIVTGVCQTDFSGYPDCRDVFVKSLNVTLNLSMDYEFVIHTPLMWLDKKETWQLADELGQFEYIREHTLTCYNGIKGSGCGECPACQLRNRGLKQYEEVRKTVGR, encoded by the coding sequence ATGAACAAAAAAGCGCTGGTCGTCTTCAGCGGCGGACAAGACAGCACAACGTGCCTGGCATGGGCTCTGAAGCAGTTTGAAGAAGTTCAGGTTGTTACTTTTAACTATAATCAGCGGCATGCGGCGGAAATTGAAGTCGCCAAGGAAATCGCCGCCCATTTCAATGTGAAGCAGCATATTCTGGATCTCGGCCTACTGAACCAGCTTGCGCCGAATGCGCTAACCCGCGGGGATATCGAGATTTCGGCGGGAGAGGACGGGGAGCTTCCTAGCACATTTGTCGACGGGCGGAATTTATTGTTCCTGTCATTCGCGGCGATTCTGGCAAAGCAGTTATCCTATAATCATATCGTTACCGGCGTATGCCAAACGGATTTCAGCGGTTACCCGGACTGCCGGGACGTGTTTGTGAAGTCTTTGAATGTTACGCTCAACCTCTCGATGGATTACGAATTCGTGATTCACACCCCGCTAATGTGGCTGGACAAAAAAGAAACCTGGCAGCTCGCCGACGAACTCGGTCAGTTCGAATATATCCGCGAGCATACGCTGACCTGCTATAACGGAATCAAAGGGAGCGGCTGCGGCGAATGTCCGGCCTGCCAGCTGCGGAACCGCGGCCTTAAGCAGTATGAAGAGGTTAGAAAGACGGTGGGCCGCTGA
- the queD gene encoding 6-carboxytetrahydropterin synthase QueD encodes MLGEVTVCKIFSFDAAHQLVGHKGKCANVHGHTYKLEVVLKGKPVAEEGRSDEGFVTDFGDIKALVKEHVVDKLDHAFLAKGDEPVLESLKVSGSKTAELSFRTTAENLASYIAYTLKMSGLPVHSIKLWETPTAWAEVLAADIPEEGPSYRLYGGCDL; translated from the coding sequence ATGCTGGGCGAAGTTACGGTATGCAAAATCTTTTCGTTCGACGCGGCGCATCAACTGGTCGGGCACAAAGGGAAATGCGCCAACGTCCACGGACACACCTATAAGCTGGAGGTTGTGCTGAAGGGCAAGCCGGTCGCGGAGGAAGGACGTTCCGACGAAGGCTTTGTCACCGACTTCGGCGACATTAAAGCGCTGGTGAAGGAGCATGTGGTCGATAAGCTGGACCATGCCTTTCTCGCTAAAGGTGACGAGCCCGTTCTGGAGAGCCTTAAGGTGAGCGGCTCGAAGACGGCGGAGCTGTCTTTCCGCACGACGGCCGAGAATCTGGCCAGCTACATCGCCTATACGCTGAAGATGAGTGGCCTGCCCGTACATTCCATCAAACTGTGGGAGACGCCGACCGCTTGGGCTGAGGTCTTAGCCGCAGATATCCCCGAAGAAGGCCCATCGTACCGGCTATATGGAGGCTGCGACCTATGA
- a CDS encoding ABC transporter permease, whose translation MLKTLKSIHQALTSYYLFFLLIIIWEIAPRLGWVSAVFVPPFSRVLKVGADLGIGNILLYIAISLKRVFVGFFMSTLLALPLGFILAGALPWLARFIRPFTLFLSQIPPYILFPVFVIIIGIGEGGIYTVIFWSSFWPILFTSIAGISQVDPLLVRAAKAMNASRIQIFFKVVLPAAFPAIMTGMRTGLTMSFFMLIGAESMGADKGLGWLIHNAQSMGFIERIYLGALIVAAVGALLNFVLDFLEESIVDWKEVAEEQTV comes from the coding sequence ATGCTTAAGACTTTGAAGTCGATTCATCAAGCGCTGACAAGCTACTATCTGTTTTTTTTACTCATCATCATTTGGGAGATTGCTCCCAGGCTTGGATGGGTCAGCGCTGTCTTCGTCCCTCCCTTTTCCAGAGTTCTAAAAGTAGGCGCGGATTTGGGAATCGGAAATATTCTGCTGTATATCGCAATAAGTCTAAAAAGGGTGTTCGTAGGGTTCTTTATGTCGACCTTGTTGGCTCTGCCTCTCGGATTTATCCTGGCTGGCGCGCTTCCATGGCTGGCCCGGTTCATTAGACCGTTCACCCTGTTTCTTTCCCAGATTCCGCCTTATATTCTCTTTCCGGTATTCGTCATTATTATCGGCATAGGCGAAGGGGGAATCTATACGGTTATCTTCTGGTCATCCTTTTGGCCGATTCTGTTCACTTCCATTGCCGGGATAAGCCAGGTTGATCCGCTTCTTGTCCGCGCAGCCAAAGCTATGAATGCCAGCCGCATTCAGATTTTTTTCAAGGTGGTGCTTCCGGCGGCTTTTCCGGCGATCATGACCGGTATGCGGACAGGCCTCACGATGAGCTTCTTTATGCTGATCGGCGCGGAGAGCATGGGGGCGGATAAAGGGCTGGGCTGGCTTATTCACAATGCGCAAAGTATGGGATTCATCGAACGGATTTATCTCGGGGCCTTGATCGTGGCTGCGGTCGGAGCGCTGCTGAATTTCGTTCTGGATTTTCTGGAAGAGAGCATCGTGGACTGGAAAGAGGTAGCGGAGGAACAGACCGTTTAG